One Bythopirellula goksoeyrii genomic window, GTTTGCACCAAGTGAGTCAGCCGCGATAGGCGAAAGTATTAAAGGCAACGAGATTAATGCAATGGTGAGTTTCATACTTGTAGTCTTGATAAAGCAACTTTATTGCTAGCCCTCGGCGGAAGCCATGGGTTCCGACTTTTCCCAATCAAGCGGACCTCTTAGGAATTAGAACCGTCTCAAGTTAGCCGCGACTTGCATGATCTGATCACCCGCCTGCACCACTTGCGAATTCAACTCAAATGCTCGTTGAGTAGTGATCAAGTCAATTAGTTCTTGGACGGGCTCGACATTGCTTGCCTCAAGCGCTCCCTGGCGAATGTTTCCCATGCCAGGCTGGCCGGGATTGGCCTCGGTAGCGATTCCCGACGAATCGGTTGCTTGGTACAAACCGTCGCCCATCTTCAAGAGTCCATCCGGATTGATGAAGGTCGTCAGGAACAATTGACCAGCAGGAATAAGAGATGTGGAATCCGATGTCGAGTAGCTGACCTGCCCGTCGGTAGCAACCACCACTCCTGTCGCGTTGTCGGGGATATTGATCGGCGGATCGAGAATCCAACCTTGGGTTGCCGAACCCATCACAATCTGTCCGTTGGCATCCACGCCGAAATTGCCTGAGCGAGTGTAGAGCGGCCCGTTGATGGAATTGACCTTAAAGAATCCACGTCCTTCGATCGCCCAATCCAGCGGATTGTTGGTCACCTGCATCGCACCTTGGACATAATTCGTTTGTGTACTAGAGACTCGTGAACCGAGACCCACTTCAATACCCGTCGAGGTGATGCCACCGTCGGCGTCTTCGGCACCCGGCAAGCGGTACTGGCGATAAAACAGATCCTCAAAGTTGGCACGGTCCTTCTTGAAGGCCGTGGTATTGATATTCGCCATATTATTGGCAATCACATCCAACTTGGTTTCCAGGGCTTCCATGCCCGTCGCCGCCGTGTAGAGAGTTTGCACACTCATTTTTCGATTCCTTATTATACTTCTTGCTAACAGCTAACAGCTAATAGCTTTCTAGCTAGTAAGCACGCGGCTAATCAGCGCTCCGACCATGGTGTCTTGATGTTGAATAAGTTGGGTGTTCGCCTCGAAGGCTCGCGTGGTTTCAATCATCGCGTTCATTTCGCGGATTGAACTCACGCCCGATTGTTCGAGATACCCTTGGCGGATATCTCGTTTGGCATTTGGTACGGCTGTGGTCGGCCCAAGGGAGCGAAAAGTGTTGTTGCCAACTTTGACCAAGTCGCCCAGGGATTGAGGCTGTGCCAAGCCAAGGGGAATCTGGTCTCCGTCCTGTTCGATGTTGCCGGCCCCGATCATGGTCCAGGGCAGCAGGGGATCGAGGGTTATTTTCTTGCCGGTGTTGTCGAGGACGGAATACTTGCCGTCCTGCGTCATGAGATTCCCCGCACCGTCCAGATCGAAGTCACCAGCACGAGTAAGAAACTCTTGCCCTTCAGAATCCTTCACACGAAAAAAGCCCTCGCCATTGATGGCAAAGTCCGTGTCGACGTTCGTGTCGCGGAACGTGGATTTTGAGAAGTCGATATCCACGTTCATCAACTTCACACCGCCGCCGGTGTCGTTGATGGATTGGCTGCCAGGGTAGTCCTGTCCCTGTTGAATCGCTTCCGCATAGCGCGCCTGAAACGTGGGAATGTCCCGCTTGAAGCCCGGTGTTTCCAAATTGGCGAGATTATTGGCGATAAACTCCAATCGCTTCGATTGGATATTCGCCCCCTCGGCAGAGAGATACATTCCGTACATGTCAGCCAATCGATCGAAAAGCAGGTAGCCCCCCTGCCATCGGCATCTTGACTGTGCATCTCATGTGCCAACGGCTCACTCGTTGAGGGAGATGAATGCCAAATCTTCAATTTCCCCCAGGAAACAACAAACTATGACTTGCTGCCAGAATTCGCTAGCAACTCAAATCACAACCCCGCTAGCGGCGGCCTCTGCCGACAAGAACTGCCGACTCGGCAAGTCCTGCTGCTAGCAGTAGCATGAGATTGCCAATCCGTTTCTTGAGTCTTCTCGTATTTCTCGAAGCCATTCCATTCTCACACATACGAGTAGCCGCGATCCTACGGATCGCCGGGATTCCGAATGAAACGCAACTACCACAAGAAAAACAAGAAACGGCAGACTTGCTTCGAAAACAGATTCCCTTTTTCGTGCCTTCTCGTGCTTCTCGCAGCTATTCTGACCTGATTCAACCCGACGACCGTGGCCCATAAACCTCGCCACCACACCCAGTAAACTGCTATGTTGATACCGCTGTCAATTGCTCCACCAAGTGAATTGGTAACCGCCTATGTCGCAACCGAATCGATTGCCTAAAGACGCCACGGGTCTTGTGTATGGGTTGGAAGACCGGCCAGACTTCGCTGCGAGTCTCGTGGGCGCGATTCAGCACGTGCTGGCGAGCGTTGTGGCGATCGTCATGCCAACCTTGGTCATTGGCCAGGCGCTAGAACTGGGGGATCAAATTCCGCATTTGATCAGCATGTCGCTGATCGTTTCTGGCATTGGGACCTTTATTCAGTCTCACCGATTTGGCCCCGTGGGGTCGGGACTGCTCAGCCTGCAGGGAACCAGCTTTTCATTTGTTGGACCAATTATTGCTGCGGGTACGGCCTCCAAGGCATCGGGGCACACTTCGGAACAGATTCTCGCCCTCATCTTTGGACTCTGTCTTGCCGGTTGCCTGGTGGAAATCTGTATCAGCCAGTTCATCACGTCCCTCAAGCGTATCATTACTCCGGCGGTTACCGGCAGCGTGATTACGGTGATCGGCTTGTCACTGATCAAGATTTCGTTCACCGACCTGATCGGCGGAGAACAGTCATCCTCAGCGAGTGGCCTGACGAACATGATGGTTGGCCTGCTGGTCGTGGCCGTGATCGTTTGGTTGAGTGTCTTGGAAAATTTTTGGCTCCGGATAATGGGAGTCATGGCGGGAGTGATCGTTGGCTTCGCGGTGAGCTGGTTCGTGGGGATGGTCGACTTCACACAACTCGATGGCAATGCGTGGCTGGCCGTGCCGCAACCGCTGAAATATGGACTCGATTTCGATTGGGTCTACTTTGTCCCGATCATACTCGTCTACCTCATTACTACGATCGAAACAACAGGCGACCTGACGGCAAACTCAGTGATTTCCGGCGAGCCGGTCGTGGGGGATCTGTACCTGTCGCGGATCAAAGGGGGCGTCTTGGGCGACGGAATCAACTCCGGCCTGGCTGCACTTCTCAACACATTTCCCAACACTACCTTTTCCCAAAACAATGGCGTGATCCAAGTGACCGGCATCGCCAGCCGCCATCTGGCGGGCTACATCGCCGTCATCCTGATCACGCTGGGATTGTTTCCTGTCCTGGGCAGCGCACTTCGCTTGATACCCAGGCCGGTGCTAGGCGGTGCAACGCTCGTCCTCTTCGGCTCGATCGCCGTGGCAGGAATTCGCATCCTGGCATCGCAGCCCTTCACCCGCAAACAAATTTTCGTCGTCGCGCTCTCGATAGGCTGTGGCCTGGGCGTAGCAATGGTCCCCGAAGTACTCCAGCCACTTCCCTCCTCATTGGCCAACGTTTTTGAATCGCCAATCACCACCAGCGGCGTCATCGCCATTCTTGCGACCCTGCTTCTGCCAGACGACTGCCAGGCAGATTCATAGCCACATGAAACACAAAAAGTCACAAAAACTATGGTTAAACTGTGACAACCATAATGCCCCTTTTGTGACTTCTCGTGCTTTTCGTGGCAATTCCATTCTTTCATGAAGAGCAGCCGTGATCTTACAGATCGCCGGCTGCCCTTCTGGCGTGCGCACACGTCTCTCAGACTGCCACAGCAGCACCCAATCCGGCAAATGTAGTTCTCCATGTAACGTCTGCCCCGTCCGTTCGCTTCACACCTTAGTGTTCGGCCCTTTCTGTTCGACACGGTGTCGTTCGTTGCCGAACCCTTGGTTCACCCCCTCCAGGGAGAGCGATCATGTGGCAGCTATTAGTTGTAGTCGTGATGACGCTAGCGTACTTCGGGGCTCAAGAAGTGGTCTCCCGCAGCAGGCTGCCAGTCTTGTGGACGCTGTTTCTCTTAGTGCCGTTTGCACTTACCCCTTACTGGCTCAACACCAACAGCTTTGATCTGTTCGTGTGGATCAAGATATACAGCGTGATGTTTTGTGTAAGTTGGGCCGGTTGGCTGAGATTTACCACGATGGGCGACAGGCCCTGGCTGCGCCGCACAATCGCCTGGCTCTTGGTGGCCAACATCGTCGAGGCATTGGTGCTAGACATTCAGGCCACTGGAACCGCTCACCATTTCAACGCTTTGGCAGGAATCCTCTTGATCGTCACATTGCCTCTGTCCGTTCGACACACCCGAATTGATCGCGTCAGTCGCCATCGAACTCTGCGGTACGACGTCCCGTTGGCATGGATCTGCGGCTACACGTTTTGGAATTGGACCTTTGTCTATCTCAACTACCCCGCCTACATGGGGCATCACACTGCGATTCTCTCAGCCGCGTTAGTTGTCGCCTTGTTTGACCCCCAGTGTTGGTTGCAAGCGCGGGCGGCAACGCTGGGTCTGAACCTTCTCTGGATGGCCACCAGTAACACGGGACTTCTCGCCGTGAGCAACACGACCGTTTGGTTCAACGAATCCATAGCCACCGTCACCGCATCGTTTTCGCTCGCCTGGATGGCGGTTCACGCCGCGAGTTCGCTCAAGACACGTCTTGCTAGCGAACGAACTCTGGAGATCTCGCAAATCGTGCGTGAGCACATAGCGCTTGCCAAGTCCGAGTGGCAGGACACCGATTCGGCGGTCGTTTCTTGGTGTGTTCGGTGAGTCGTCTGCTTGACGAGAGGCAAACGGCACAACCGGCCATTTCCAGATTAGCACCGATGGTTCCAATAGCTACACTAACATGCTCCCGTTTGTCTTCGGTAGCCGCTGTGATTTTGGCCAGCTTGTTAAGAACTACTCTGGTCAACAGAGTACCACTCGCTACAGCCCTGCCAAGATAATAGGCGCTCAGAAGAAAGCCGTTTACGGCTCGCCAGACCGCAAGCGGATTTGCACTAGCCACGTAGAGCGGTTGAATCTCACCCTACGCATGAATATGTGGAGATTTACACATCTCACCAACGGATTCAGCAAGACTAGAGAGCATCATGCAGCTATGCAAGGATTGTTCTTCGCATGGTATAATTTCTGTCGGAAACCTGAGACATTGAAGGCAACGCCAGCGATGGCAGCGGGGCTGACTGAGAAGCAATGGACGATCCTTCACCTTCTGGAGAGGGTGACTTAAAACGGAGAAAAAGATTCCTATGCAAGACAATGATTTTTTGCTGATCTACCCACTCTATCTGATAGGAAGTATGGATGGCGCGGCATTGACTCTTTCAGGCGAACACAGTGGTGATCGTGGTGTTGCCGTCTTTACTGAGGAACTACTTGCAGAGCGAGTTCAAGAACAGCTTCAATTCGATTCTGAAATCTGGACGATTGAAACACCCGAGCAGCTTAAAAACCACCACGTGCCGTTGTGCAAAGAACTCGGCATTAATTATTTCGCCATCGACCCGAAGCATGAAACAGGAGAGGCATTTTTTATCCCAATCGACGGCATCGAATGAAAGTCAACTTTCAGTAACAGAGTTGCCTACAGCACCATAATCTGGCCACGACGAATCGCTCCCCGCGATGCGCAAGATCATGCAAGAATTGTAAAATATCGGATTCGCAATCCATCCCACACAATCTCTCGATTCGCTTAACCCGCAGTGAGCACAATCCGATACCGCGCATTACCTGCTTCCAAGTGATCCATCGCTGTGTTGAGATCGCTCATTGGATAGGTTTCAATCATCGGTTTGATGCCATGGCGGGCTGAGAAGTCGAGCATTTCCTTGGCGCGCACAATGCTGCCGGTGGGGGAGCCGCCGATCGATCTCTGGGCCAATATCAGTGGGAAAACCGTCGCGGTGATTTTTTCTGCTGCCCCGACCAGATGCAGCTTGCCTCCCGGCCGAAGTGTGTTGATGTAGGCGTCCCAATCGAGCGGGGCGTTCACTGTTACTAGCACCATGTCAAAACTACCAGCGACTCCTGCGAGGGCTTCTGTATCGCGCGAATTGAGAAAGTGGTGGGCACCCATCTGGTGGGCCTCTTCTTCTTTGTCCGGTGAGGTCGAGAAAGCTGTTACTTCGCAACCCCACGCCCGAGCAAATTGGAGTGCCATGTGGCCTAGTCCGCCTATGCCGACCACGGCGACCCGTGCCGTGGGAAGGATATTGTTCGCCACGAACGGTTCGAAGACAGTAAGGCCCCCGCAAAAGAGCGGGCCACAGTCGACGGATTCAAGCCCATCCGGTATAGGGATCGTCCAGGCGGCTTGAGCGCGGACTCGATCGGCGAACCCGCCATGACGCCCGACGATGGTGCCTTGGGCCTGAAGGCACCGGTTCTGATGACCGGACTGGCATTGATCACACCGTAGGCAAGAGAAAGCGGTCCAGCCGATGCCGACTCGCTGTCCTACTCCAAGCCCAGCGACTCCTTCGCCCAGTGCCACGATGCGACCGGCAACCTCGTGGCCACCGACAAAAGGATACGCGGTCATTCCCCAATCGTTCTTTTTCATACTGAGGTCGCTATGACAGATGCCACAGTACTCGACAGCCACCTCGACCTCGTCGTGCCCGAGTGGACCAGGATCAAATTCAAAGGTCACAAAATCAGCATCGGGAGAAGAAGCAGCGTATGCATGAAACATGGCAAGTCTCCTGTCAAATTGTGTTTTGACGCCCCCGCTGGGGGTGTATTTAACTAGCTCGGCAATCACCAAGAATATCGCTACGTTCATTCCACGGCTAGTCATTCAGAATCCTCTGGGTTATCGGTGTCCGCTCCAGCGAAATTCCTTTAACTAGCTTGGGACAGTTGGCCTCCTTCAGATTACCGTTTCAGAAAGATGGGTATTCTCTTCTCGGGCACTTTGTCCGTAACTTTCCGCAAGTTTTTGGCCGCGCGATTTGTTAGAATCCTCTTGGCAGAACCTGCCGAAGCACACAATGGTGCTACGACGATCTTTGATAATTGAACCGGTTCTTAATCGCTCGACAAGCGACGCGGCTCTAGAGATCCGTCGCTAGCCGCCAGGTCGTCGAGTGCTCCAAGCAATTTGCCTTTTGCCCAGCGCGGGTGGGAGTTTTGTATTACAAAACCCCTCCGCTGCTGTAACGGTGGAAGTCACGTAAGTCTTGTGCCATAAATGTGTTGAAGCAAAGTGAAGCAGAGATTGGAGAGGGGGTTTTGTTTTTTGTTTTTTAGTTTTCAAGAAAATGGGCCAGTCGAAACTCCCGCCACGGTGCGCAGGATCGGAGTTTTTCCAAGAGGATGCATCCGAGTGGTGGGTGCAGGTACCCAGACTGCTTAATTGGTTCCCTTGCCCTAACTAGCACCCAACATATCTTCTGCCAACATAATTCCTGAAGCCGGATACGCTCCCCCACCTGGCCAGGTCGAGGCACCACAGAGGTGCAAGCCTGGCAATGGAGATCGCGATGCTCCCTGGAATGGCCGCTGGCCGTAGAACTGTGCGAGTTGCATGCTTCCCGCATTAAGATCGCCGCCAACGAGATTGGGATTCAGTTGCTCCAGGTCCGAGGGTGAAATGATCTTCTTGCCGAGAATCAATTTCCGAAATCCGGGGGCATGGTCTTCGATGACATCGAGCACACGATCCGCAAAGGCCGATTTCACTTCGTCGGTCCAATCGGGGCCTTGAATCTCCCCGGCGGCATCACCGCGGATGATTGATGGCACTGCGCGGACCATTACCCACAGCACGTGTTTTCCGGCGGGTGCCCGCGAGAAATCGTAAGCAGTTGGTTGTCCTACGACACAAAACGGCTTGGTCGTGAGTATACCCGCCATCCCTTCCTGATAGGCCGCCGCCAGATAGTCGAGCGAAGGGGCCAGATGCACATAAAAACTCTTGCGTGCTGATTCACATGCCTTCCAGTTTGGCAGATCCTCAAGTGCAAGATGGATTACCATCGTCCCCGGCCCGTAGGACCACTTCTGCGCCTGACGGGTGGTTTCAGTGGGCAGATGACCGTCGGCTAGTTTCAACAGTGCCGTAGGCGTGACACTCGCGACCACCGCTTTGTTGCAGCGGATCGACTCTCCGCTGGCCAATTGGACACCCTCTGCTCGATCCTTGTCGAAGAAGATTTTTTCAACCGTCTGACTGGTACGTACTTCGCCGCCCGTCTCACGTACCATTTCGCAGAGGGCATGAATCACGTTGCCTGAGCCACCCTTGACCAGCGAGATTCCCTGCCGCTCATCGACGTTCGTTTCCAGAAATGGCATCCAACAGCCGCCTGTGATGTCGGGCGCATAATCCAGATGCAATCCCCAGGCAGCGATCATCGCTTGCACCACGTCGCTTTTGAATCGGGTCGTCAGGTTGTGCCGGAGCGAATCGAGCAAGATTCCCCGCAGCGCTTGTCGCGACGCTTCCGGAACCTCGCCCTTGCCAAATAAGTACTCTAACGGACCTCCCGCCGCGGCGGGCGAGCTGAGGATGCGAAACAGAGTCGGAGCGCAGGAATCAAAATCAGCAGACCAAGTCTTCCAAGCATCGGCATCAGCCTGCGAGAAATCGGCGATAGCACGAACATTGACGTCACGATCGGTTGTGATTCCCAGGAACCGGCCATCACTAGCAATCGACCCAAAACAGTGATCCGCCTTGATGAATTCGACACCATGCTTGGCGAACTGTGTCTTATGCTCGGCAAAGAAGGGTGAGTTGGCCAGTACAGTCAGGTTCATCGCCCCAATGTCGTGTTTGTAGCCGGGCAAAGTGAGTTCTAGCGTGCGAACCGCTCCGCCAGGTTGTTCATTCCGATCCAGAACCAGCACCCGCCAACCCGCCTTGCCTAGCAGATAGGCGGCACCGAGGGAATTGATTCCGGCCCCAATGAAGATTGCATCTGGCAGTGGCATCGGTTTCTCCTCCGCTTGGTCGGCCGACAACATACTCACACCGGCCGCAGCAACAGCGGCAGCTCCGAGTAGTTCCCGTCGATTGATATTGGACTCGTCGGCCATGAATCACCGCTGCTGGTCGAGAAGTACGCAAGCTAAACGAGCGTCGATTGATTATCTGAGAAGTACGAACAGTTTATGGTACCACAATTGGCAAAAAGCTGGAATTGCTCACCACTTGTTCCGGTCTACGCTTCGCGTGTCGCGTGAATCAATTGCTCGGCACCTTGGGCGAGCAACTCTTCGGCAACTTGTTTCCCCAGCTGCTGAGCATTCGCCGCCGCTCCACTTGCAGAGGCTCGCAGGATTCGAGATCCATCCAAACTGGCAACCAAGCCATCGAGCGATAACTTACCGTCATCGATACGACCCCAGGCACCCACAGGGGCAGAACAACCGGCATGCAAGAGGGCCAACATCGCGCGTTCCGCATCGGTCGCTGCACGCGTATCGAGGTGTTCGAGTTGGCCGACGAATGTGAGCAGTGGTTCGTCACCTGCACGACATTCGATCCCCAACGCCCCCTGACCAGGGGCGGGCAGCATTTGCGGAGGGCCGAGCTTTTCGCAGATCCTCACGCTTAGTTCAAGCCGGTTGAGTCCTGCGACGGCCAGCACGATGGCGTCGTACTCGCCCGAATCGAGTTTGCTAAGACGAGTGCCGACATTGCCGCGGATTCCTTCGATGACCAAATCGGGGCGCATTGCTCGTAGTTGCGCCTGACGCCGCAAACTGCCCGTGCCGATTTTGGCACCCGGCGGAAGGTCCTTCAACTTTCTGCCCGTCGTAGAGACCAATGCGTCCGCACAGCTTGCCCGCTCAGGTACGGCGGCCAGTGTGAGTCCGGCGACCGTCTCTGTGGGAAGATCCTTCAAGCTATGTACTGCAAGATCGACTTCGCCGCGAAGCACTGCCGCCTGGATCTCCTTGGTGAAGACTCCTTGCAAACCCAACTGAGCGATTGGACCACTTTGCTGAACATCACCTTGGGTAGCAATTTCGACAATTTCGACGGTCGCGCCAAGTTGCCGTAACTCGTCAGCGACCCAATGGGCTTGCCACAGAGCCAGCTTGCTAGCGCGGGTGCCTATGCGGATAGGGGAAGTGGACACGATTGGCTATCGAATGTTTGCTAGGGACAAAGAGGTCACGTGCAGTTCATCGTAAAGGTTCCCTCATCGACGAGCAACTGAGGACCAACTTG contains:
- a CDS encoding phytoene desaturase family protein, whose product is MADESNINRRELLGAAAVAAAGVSMLSADQAEEKPMPLPDAIFIGAGINSLGAAYLLGKAGWRVLVLDRNEQPGGAVRTLELTLPGYKHDIGAMNLTVLANSPFFAEHKTQFAKHGVEFIKADHCFGSIASDGRFLGITTDRDVNVRAIADFSQADADAWKTWSADFDSCAPTLFRILSSPAAAGGPLEYLFGKGEVPEASRQALRGILLDSLRHNLTTRFKSDVVQAMIAAWGLHLDYAPDITGGCWMPFLETNVDERQGISLVKGGSGNVIHALCEMVRETGGEVRTSQTVEKIFFDKDRAEGVQLASGESIRCNKAVVASVTPTALLKLADGHLPTETTRQAQKWSYGPGTMVIHLALEDLPNWKACESARKSFYVHLAPSLDYLAAAYQEGMAGILTTKPFCVVGQPTAYDFSRAPAGKHVLWVMVRAVPSIIRGDAAGEIQGPDWTDEVKSAFADRVLDVIEDHAPGFRKLILGKKIISPSDLEQLNPNLVGGDLNAGSMQLAQFYGQRPFQGASRSPLPGLHLCGASTWPGGGAYPASGIMLAEDMLGAS
- a CDS encoding flagellar hook-basal body protein → MYGMYLSAEGANIQSKRLEFIANNLANLETPGFKRDIPTFQARYAEAIQQGQDYPGSQSINDTGGGVKLMNVDIDFSKSTFRDTNVDTDFAINGEGFFRVKDSEGQEFLTRAGDFDLDGAGNLMTQDGKYSVLDNTGKKITLDPLLPWTMIGAGNIEQDGDQIPLGLAQPQSLGDLVKVGNNTFRSLGPTTAVPNAKRDIRQGYLEQSGVSSIREMNAMIETTRAFEANTQLIQHQDTMVGALISRVLTS
- the flgG gene encoding flagellar basal-body rod protein FlgG, with protein sequence MSVQTLYTAATGMEALETKLDVIANNMANINTTAFKKDRANFEDLFYRQYRLPGAEDADGGITSTGIEVGLGSRVSSTQTNYVQGAMQVTNNPLDWAIEGRGFFKVNSINGPLYTRSGNFGVDANGQIVMGSATQGWILDPPINIPDNATGVVVATDGQVSYSTSDSTSLIPAGQLFLTTFINPDGLLKMGDGLYQATDSSGIATEANPGQPGMGNIRQGALEASNVEPVQELIDLITTQRAFELNSQVVQAGDQIMQVAANLRRF
- a CDS encoding uracil-xanthine permease family protein, producing MSQPNRLPKDATGLVYGLEDRPDFAASLVGAIQHVLASVVAIVMPTLVIGQALELGDQIPHLISMSLIVSGIGTFIQSHRFGPVGSGLLSLQGTSFSFVGPIIAAGTASKASGHTSEQILALIFGLCLAGCLVEICISQFITSLKRIITPAVTGSVITVIGLSLIKISFTDLIGGEQSSSASGLTNMMVGLLVVAVIVWLSVLENFWLRIMGVMAGVIVGFAVSWFVGMVDFTQLDGNAWLAVPQPLKYGLDFDWVYFVPIILVYLITTIETTGDLTANSVISGEPVVGDLYLSRIKGGVLGDGINSGLAALLNTFPNTTFSQNNGVIQVTGIASRHLAGYIAVILITLGLFPVLGSALRLIPRPVLGGATLVLFGSIAVAGIRILASQPFTRKQIFVVALSIGCGLGVAMVPEVLQPLPSSLANVFESPITTSGVIAILATLLLPDDCQADS
- the ahr gene encoding NADPH-dependent aldehyde reductase Ahr → MTSRGMNVAIFLVIAELVKYTPSGGVKTQFDRRLAMFHAYAASSPDADFVTFEFDPGPLGHDEVEVAVEYCGICHSDLSMKKNDWGMTAYPFVGGHEVAGRIVALGEGVAGLGVGQRVGIGWTAFSCLRCDQCQSGHQNRCLQAQGTIVGRHGGFADRVRAQAAWTIPIPDGLESVDCGPLFCGGLTVFEPFVANNILPTARVAVVGIGGLGHMALQFARAWGCEVTAFSTSPDKEEEAHQMGAHHFLNSRDTEALAGVAGSFDMVLVTVNAPLDWDAYINTLRPGGKLHLVGAAEKITATVFPLILAQRSIGGSPTGSIVRAKEMLDFSARHGIKPMIETYPMSDLNTAMDHLEAGNARYRIVLTAG
- the hemC gene encoding hydroxymethylbilane synthase translates to MSTSPIRIGTRASKLALWQAHWVADELRQLGATVEIVEIATQGDVQQSGPIAQLGLQGVFTKEIQAAVLRGEVDLAVHSLKDLPTETVAGLTLAAVPERASCADALVSTTGRKLKDLPPGAKIGTGSLRRQAQLRAMRPDLVIEGIRGNVGTRLSKLDSGEYDAIVLAVAGLNRLELSVRICEKLGPPQMLPAPGQGALGIECRAGDEPLLTFVGQLEHLDTRAATDAERAMLALLHAGCSAPVGAWGRIDDGKLSLDGLVASLDGSRILRASASGAAANAQQLGKQVAEELLAQGAEQLIHATREA
- a CDS encoding DUF5692 family protein translates to MWQLLVVVVMTLAYFGAQEVVSRSRLPVLWTLFLLVPFALTPYWLNTNSFDLFVWIKIYSVMFCVSWAGWLRFTTMGDRPWLRRTIAWLLVANIVEALVLDIQATGTAHHFNALAGILLIVTLPLSVRHTRIDRVSRHRTLRYDVPLAWICGYTFWNWTFVYLNYPAYMGHHTAILSAALVVALFDPQCWLQARAATLGLNLLWMATSNTGLLAVSNTTVWFNESIATVTASFSLAWMAVHAASSLKTRLASERTLEISQIVREHIALAKSEWQDTDSAVVSWCVR